The Triticum aestivum cultivar Chinese Spring chromosome 3A, IWGSC CS RefSeq v2.1, whole genome shotgun sequence genome includes a region encoding these proteins:
- the LOC123063623 gene encoding proteinaceous RNase P 2 yields the protein MGLISATGTALLPRVYGPWPLSGSKSKPSLPVRVSLQPPMATAAAAAAGDGTRRKRGRGGKGPNSDLSRTLTDCTRRGDAAAAMAAFDAAVSGPDAAPDLRLAAHQYNQLLHLLASADRAAFPAHPAAAARRVFAHMVGVGAPPSEATITSLARVVAAADAEGADEAFGLVSTMREKYGLAPRLRSYSPVLAAFRRAGEAGKAYEVEAHMAASAVSPEEPELAALLEVSAKAGDADKVYEYMHKLRRAVGCVKEETAEVLEGWFWSEKAAAAGKAEWDACQVKDAIVANGGGCHQLGWLQAGPWTVQQVRVGADGECGGCGCRLASVDIDMEDTQKFADSISGLALERETKANFSQFQEWLEAHKEYEAIVDGANIALYQQNFAEGGFSLVQLDAVVTELRDRYSGKWPLVILHNKRIAKLMETASNRHLIETWRANGALYTSPSGSNDDWYWLYAAIGLNCLLVTNDEMRDHIFELLGSSSFFYKWKQRHRVKYTFNKGKAVLVLPPPYSSEIQESETGSWHVPIEEKSGDERARTWLCIGRTDLSKPPREPPVANGVAQDLSPSEASNGAGQRQPEEQAAPVTGKRKDRD from the exons atgggactaatcTCAGCGACCGGCACCGCCCTCCTGCCAAGAGTATATGGGCCATGGCCGCTGAGCGGCTCCAAGTCCAAACCCTCGCTTCCCGTTAGGGTTTCTCTCCAGCCgcccatggccaccgccgccgccgccgccgccggcgacgggaCCCGCCGTAAGCGCGGCCGGGGCGGGAAGGGCCCCAACTCCGACCTCTCCCGCACCCTCACCGACTGCACCCGCCGCGGGGACGCcgcggccgccatggccgccttcGACGCCGCCGTGTCCGGCCCCGACGCGGCGCCCGACCTCCGCCTCGCCGCGCACCAGTACAACCAGCTCCTCCACCTGCTCGCCTCCGCGGACCGCGCCGCGTTCCCGGCCcacccggccgccgccgcgcgccgcgtgTTCGCGCACATGGTCGGCGTCGGGGCTCCCCCCTCCGAGGCCACCATCACCTCGCTCGCCCGCGTCGTCGCCGCCGCGGACGCCGAGGGCGCCGACGAGGCCTTCGGGCTCGTCTCCACCATGCGGGAGAAGTACGGCCTCGCGCCGCGCCTCCGGTCTTACAGCCCCGTGCTCGCCGCGTTCCGGCGCGCCGGGGAGGCTGGCAAGGCGTACGAGGTCGAGGCACACATGGCGGCCTCAGCTGTATCGCCGGAAGAGCCCGAACTCGCCGCGCTCCTTGAGGTGAGCGCCAAGGCCGGGGACGCAGACAAGGTGTATGAGTATATGCACAAGCTGCGGCGAGCCGTTGGCTGCGTTAAAGAGGAGACCGCAGAGGTGTTGGAAGGGTGGTTCTGGAGCGAGAAGGCGGCAGCGGCTGGTAAGGCTGAGTGGGATGCGTGTCAGGTGAAGGACGCCATTGTGGCGAACGGCGGTGGGTGCCATCAGCTAGGGTGGCTTCAGGCTGGACCGTGGACGGTGCAGCAGGTGAGAGTCGGGGCAGACGGCGAGTGCGGTGGATGCGGATGCCGCCTAGCTTCTGTTGATATTGACATGGAGGATACACAGAAGTTTGCTGACTCTATTTCTGGGTTGGCCCTTGAGAGGGAGACCAAAGCAAATTTCAGCCAATTTCAG GAGTGGCTGGAAGCACATAAAGAATACGAAGCTATAGTCGATGGTGCAAATATTGCACTTTATCAACAAAATTTTGCTGAGGGCGGTTTCAGCTTGGTTCAG CTGGATGCTGTTGTAACAGAGCTACGAGATAGATATAGTGGGAAATGGCCACTTGTTATACTACATAATAAGCGCATCGCTAAGCTTATGGAAACTGCATCCAATAGGCATCTTATTGAAACTTGGAGAGCAAATGGAGCATTGTACACATCGCCAAGTGGGTCAAATGATGACTG GTATTGGCTATATGCAGCAATTGGATTGAACTGTTTGCTCGTGACCAACGATGAAATGAGAGATCACATATTTGAGCTCCTAGGATCATCGTCCTTCTTCTACAAGTGGAAGCAAAGACATCGG GTCAAGTACACTTTTAATAAAGGGAAGGCGGTGCTTGTTCTGCCACCCCCCTATTCCTCAGAGATTCAA GAATCTGAGACAGGATCTTGGCACGTGCCAATAGAGGAGAAATCTGGCGATGAGAGAGCTAGGACTTGGCTTTGTATTGGTAGGACAGATCTCTCCAAACCACCCCGTGAACCTCCGGTGGCCAACGGAGTTGCCCAGGATTTATCTCCATCTGAGGCATCTAATGGGGCTGGGCAGAGGCAACCTGAAGAACAGGCTGCACCGGTAACTGGCAAAAGAAAGGATAGAGATTGA
- the LOC123063625 gene encoding probable aspartyl aminopeptidase, protein MALLRLHLLRPPPAPLAAFSSPWRRALPTTRPAAPASRLLCSNHPAAPSSPSPSIVGGLLDYLNESWTQFHATAEAKRQLLAAGFELLSENDDWDLQPGGRYFFTRNMSCLVAFAVGEKYRVGNGFNIIAAHTDSPCLKLKPRSASFKSGHQMVGVQTYGGGLWHTWFDRDLTLAGRVILKAPDGSFKHKLVKVNRPLIRVPTLAIHLDRTVNSEGFKPNLESHLAPLLATTCEETTVNFDDKKGSSSTKTVHHPLLLQVLSEEIGCGSDEIIGMELNVCDTQPSCLGGGKNEFIYSGRLDNLASCYCALKSLMDSSKIPEELSNEKGIRMIALFDNEEVGSNSMQGAGAPTIFQAMRRIVDSLMHQSMGEGALERALTSSFLVSADMAHALHPNYPDKHEEYHRPELQKGLVIKHNANQRYATSAVTAFLFKEIARIHNLPVQEFVVRNDMGCGSTIGPILASGVGIRTVDCGIPQLSMHSVREMCGKEDIDTTYKHFKAFFEMFSDIDQKLNVDF, encoded by the exons ATGGCGCtgctccgcctccacctcctccggccgccgcctgcgccgctcGCCGCCTTCTCCTCCCCCTGGCGCCGCGCCCTCCCAACCACCAGACCCGCTGCACCCGCCTCCCGCCTCCTCTGCTCCAaccaccccgccgccccctcctccccctcgccCTCCATCGTCGGCGGCCTGCTCGACTACCTCAACGAGTCGTGGACGCAGTTCCACGCCACCG CCGAGGCCAAGAGGCAGCTGCTCGCGGCGGGGTTCGAGCTGCTCAGCGAGAACGACGACTGGGACCTGCAGCCCGGTGGCCGCTACTTCTTCACGCGCAACATGTCCTGCCTGGTCGCCTTTGCAGTCGGGGAAAA GTACAGGGTTGGTAATGGTTTCAATATAATTGCAGCCCACACTGATAGTCCATGCCTCAAGCTGAAACCGAGATCTGCTTCCTTCAAATCTGGCCATCAAATGGTTGGTGTACAGACGTATGGAGGTGGGTTGTGGCACACATGGTTTGATAGAGATCTAACATTGGCTGGGCGAGTCATCCTCAAGGCTCCAGATGGTTCATTTAAGCATAAGCTTGTCAAAGTGAACAGACCACTCATTCGCGTACCGACACTGGCTATACATCTTGACCG CACAGTGAATTCTGAAGGATTCAAGCCTAATCTAGAGAGTCATCTGGCTCCACTTCTTGCAACAACATGTGAAGAGACCACTGTCAATTTTGATGACAAAAAAGGTTCAAGTTCCACAAAGACTGTCCATCATCCACTACTATTGCAA GTTCTTTCAGAAGAAATTGGTTGTGGGtcagatgaaattattggtatgGAGTTGAACGTGTGTGATACCCAACCTAGCTGCCTTGGTGGAGGCAAGAACGAGTTCATTTATTCTGGTAGATTGGATAATCTTGCTTCATGTTATTGTGCGCTGAAATCCCTCATGGACTCTTCCAAGATACCAGAAGAGTTATCCAACGAGAAGGGTATAAGAATGATTGCTTTGTTTGATAATGAAGAG GTTGGTTCAAATTCGATGCAAGGGGCAGGAGCACCAACCATATTCCAGGCCATGAGACGAATCGTTGACTCCTTGATGCATCAGTCCATGGGGGAGGGGGCTTTGGAGCGTGCACTAACTTCTTCTTTCCTTG TTTCCGCAGATATGGCTCATGCCCTGCACCCAAACTATCCAGACAAGCATGAAGAGTACCACAGACCAGAACTACAAAAAGGACTTGTTATCAAGCATAATGCTAACCAGCGTTATGCCACAAGTGCTGTAACAGCTTTTCTCTTCAAAGAAATAGCTCGAATTCATAACCTTCCCGTCCAG GAATTTGTCGTAAGGAATGATATGGGTTGTGGCTCAACTATTGGCCCCATACTTGCTTCCGGTGTTGGCATACGGACTGTTGATTGTGGTATTCCTCAGCTTTCCATGCACAG CGTTCGGGAAATGTGTGGCAAAGAAGACATAGACACCACGTACAAGCACTTCAAAGCTTTCTTCGAGATGTTCTCGGACATTGACCAGAAACTGAATGTAGACTTTTAG